A portion of the Carcharodon carcharias isolate sCarCar2 chromosome 18, sCarCar2.pri, whole genome shotgun sequence genome contains these proteins:
- the LOC121290854 gene encoding oligodendrocyte transcription factor 2-like — MDSDTSLISSQPSSPDLFLSDEPSSGFSGTVSSTQSECGAELCGERGGQLRAKDNLRLKDKKQMSESELQQLRLKINSRERKRMHDLNIAMDGLREVMPYAHGPSVRKLSKIATLLLARNYILMLTNSLEEMKRLVSEIYGGHHSSFHPSAACGTLAHAGAPLPGHPASHAPHPVHHPIMAPAVTSASLSGGGSISAVNSMRAPHGLLKSAGTASAPLGSSFQQWGGMPCPCTMCQVPPPHHVASMTTAGMSRLSSDSK; from the coding sequence ATGGATTCCGATACCAGTCTAATATCCAGCCAGCCGTCCTCCCCGGATCTCTTTCTGTCTGACGAGCCCTCCTCGGGCTTCTCAGGCACCGTGTCCTCCACACAGAGCGAGTGCGGCGCCGAGCTGTGCGGCGAGCGAGGGGGTCAGCTGAGAGCCAAGGACAACCTCAGGTTAAAAGACAAGAAGCAAATGAGCGAGTCGGAGCTCCAGCAGCTGAGGCTGAAGATCAACAGCCGGGAGCGCAAACGAATGCACGACCTGAACATCGCCATGGATGGGCTCCGGGAAGTCATGCCTTATGCACACGGACCTTCGGTGAGAAAGTTGTCCAAAATCGCCACTCTGCTCCTCGCCAGAAACTACATCCTGATGCTCACCAACTCCTTGGAGGAGATGAAGAGGCTGGTGAGTGAGATCTATGGTGGCCACCACAGCAGCTTCCACCCATCGGCGGCCTGCGGGACCCTCGCCCACGCCGGGGCGCCTCTGCCGGGCCACCCGGCTTCTCACGCCCCTCACCCGGTTCACCATCCCATTATGGCCCCGGCCGTCACTTCGGCCTCCCTCTCGGGCGGCGGCAGCATCTCGGCCGTGAACAGTATGAGAGCCCCCCACGGCCTCCTGAAATCGGCGGGCACAGCCTCGGCCCCGCTGGGCAGCAGTTTCCAGCAGTGGGGAGGGATGCCCTGCCCATGTACCATGTGCCAAGTGCCGCCACCTCACCACGTGGCTAGCATGACCACAGCCGGCATGTCGCGGTTATCCTCGGACAGCAAGTGA